A stretch of Henckelia pumila isolate YLH828 chromosome 4, ASM3356847v2, whole genome shotgun sequence DNA encodes these proteins:
- the LOC140861042 gene encoding uncharacterized protein, with product MLVDSRSSTDIIFHDAFVKLGISNVQLTPVNTPLVGFFGEIVEALGEVTLPLSLGSYPKRSTKMVKFPVIKTSSAYNMILGRPSLNIFQAIESTYHMKLKFSTPGRVGEFIADNHLPRECHAVTLWGSSRNRKIQVSSEERAPKPEKLLRENGIHLVDEEAEIKEIITATKTLKHIEIIPNDPNKTLNIGTELPTELEQKLKIFLGRNLDVFSWGDDPISGITHEYALHYLRVDPKIRPVKQKKRSFGPEKNRHIAAEVETLLAEKIHQTSFIPRLA from the coding sequence ATGCTGGTGGATTCAAGAAGTTCAACTgacataatttttcatgatgCATTTGTCAAGTTGGGTATTAGTAATGTACAGTTAACTCCAGTCAACACTCCACTAGTCGGATTTTTTGGAGAAATAGTTGAAGCTTTGGGCGAAGTAACCCTTCCTCTTTCCTTGGGTTCTTACCCTAAGCGGTCTACTAAGATGGTGAAATTTCCTGTAATAAAGACTTCATCTGCATACAATATGATATTGGGACGACCAAGTCTCAATATATTCCAAGCCATCGAATCGACCTATCATATGAAGTTGAAGTTTTCAACTCCAGGAAGAGTAGGAGAATTCATTGCTGACAATCATCTACCCAGAGAGTGTCATGCAGTGACACTATGGGGTTCATCAAGAAATCGAAAAATACAAGTTTCTAGTGAGGAAAGAGCACCGAAACCAGAAAAACTTTTGCGTGAAAATGGGATACATTTGGTGGATGAAGAAGCTGAGATCAAAGAAATAATAACAGCAACCAAAACTCTAAAGCACATAGAAATCATTCCAAATGATCCCAATAAGACACTGAATATCGGGACCGAGTTACCTACTGAATTGGAACAAAAGCTGAAAATTTTCCTCGGTCGCAACTTGGACGTGTTTTCTTGGGGCGACGATCCTATATCCGGAATAACTCATGAATATGCGCTCCATTACCTCCGTGTTGATCCGAAAATAAGACCggtgaagcaaaagaaaagatCATTTGGCCCAGAGAAAAATCGGCATATAGCCGCTGAAGTGGAAACACTCTTAGCGGAAAAAATACACCAGACCAGTTTCATACCCAGATTGGCTTGA